A region of Sphingomonas sp. DNA encodes the following proteins:
- a CDS encoding YnfA family protein: protein MKALAYIGAAFAEIAGCFAFWAWLRLDKSPWWLVPGMAALALFAYLLTFIEVEHAGRAYAAYGGVYIVASLLWLWTVEGAKPDRWDAIGAAVCLVGAGIILFGPRPA from the coding sequence TTGAAGGCGCTGGCTTATATTGGCGCGGCCTTCGCGGAGATTGCGGGCTGCTTCGCGTTCTGGGCGTGGCTCCGGCTCGACAAGTCGCCATGGTGGCTCGTGCCCGGCATGGCCGCTTTGGCCCTGTTTGCCTATCTCTTGACCTTCATCGAGGTCGAGCATGCCGGCCGCGCTTATGCCGCATATGGCGGCGTCTATATCGTCGCGTCCCTGTTGTGGCTTTGGACGGTTGAGGGGGCGAAGCCGGACAGGTGGGACGCGATCGGCGCCGCTGTCTGCCTTGTCGGCGCGGGCATCATCCTGTTCGGTCCCCGCCCGGCCTAG
- a CDS encoding helix-turn-helix domain-containing protein, producing MSAPRITRGELARRTGVNIETIRYFERIGMIAAPSRTAGGHRIYDESHVRTLGFVRRARNLGFAPDEVRTILELGGPGKAHCDEVREIAARHLEQVRAKIADLAEIERLLATTIEQCSGAADPDCPVIDMIEH from the coding sequence ATGTCCGCCCCGCGAATCACCCGCGGCGAGCTGGCTCGCCGCACCGGTGTCAATATCGAGACGATCCGCTATTTCGAGCGCATCGGAATGATTGCCGCCCCTTCCAGGACCGCGGGCGGTCACCGCATCTATGACGAAAGCCATGTGCGCACGCTCGGTTTCGTCCGCCGCGCGCGCAACCTCGGGTTCGCGCCCGACGAGGTGCGGACGATTCTCGAACTGGGCGGGCCCGGCAAGGCACATTGCGACGAAGTCCGCGAGATCGCCGCGCGACATCTGGAACAGGTCCGGGCCAAGATCGCCGACCTTGCCGAGATCGAGCGGCTTCTGGCGACGACGATCGAGCAATGTTCGGGCGCGGCCGATCCCGATTGCCCCGTCATCGATATGATCGAACATTGA
- a CDS encoding ThiF family adenylyltransferase, with protein MCCASPDDGSPTSPPGSALASGVRRRTVSERLFARIAPLFDVGALSEARVLVAGCGSGGGSVALQLTMSGIHNFTLADNDELEPENVIRHVCGLRHVGERKVDALADVLVDRNPNVSIKRLDVDLMTYDELEQEVGDATVVILATDNEPTRYRINEICVAKGVPFVVGRVFTRGIGGEVFAYRPGRGGCLACLEGYLQRTIYREGVREIDLVSEEERERMYGMEIPEIKDSPGLNVDISFITAFHSRFALDLIAESLAARPAFLPEIAENYVVWGNRPIPPFTKNFQLQRISLQPQEGCLICGGA; from the coding sequence ATGTGCTGCGCCTCGCCCGACGATGGCTCGCCAACTTCGCCACCTGGCAGCGCACTGGCGAGTGGGGTGAGGAGACGAACGGTGAGTGAGAGACTCTTTGCACGCATCGCGCCGCTGTTCGACGTCGGCGCGCTGTCCGAGGCGCGCGTGCTCGTCGCCGGATGCGGCTCGGGGGGCGGCAGCGTCGCCCTCCAGCTGACCATGTCGGGCATCCACAACTTCACGCTGGCCGATAATGACGAGCTCGAGCCGGAAAATGTCATCCGGCACGTCTGCGGGCTGCGCCATGTCGGTGAGCGAAAGGTCGACGCCCTTGCCGATGTTCTGGTTGATCGGAACCCGAATGTGTCGATCAAGCGCCTCGACGTCGACTTGATGACTTATGACGAGCTCGAACAGGAAGTCGGCGATGCGACCGTTGTTATCCTCGCGACCGACAATGAGCCCACCCGCTATCGCATCAATGAGATCTGCGTCGCGAAGGGGGTGCCGTTCGTGGTCGGCAGGGTGTTCACGAGGGGAATCGGCGGGGAGGTCTTCGCCTATCGGCCGGGCCGGGGCGGTTGCCTCGCCTGCCTCGAAGGCTATCTGCAGCGCACCATTTATCGGGAGGGCGTGCGCGAGATCGACTTGGTTTCGGAGGAAGAGCGCGAGCGGATGTACGGGATGGAGATTCCGGAGATCAAGGACTCGCCGGGCCTGAACGTCGATATCTCCTTCATCACGGCCTTTCACTCCCGCTTCGCGCTCGACCTGATCGCCGAAAGCCTGGCGGCGCGGCCGGCCTTCCTCCCCGAGATTGCCGAAAATTATGTGGTCTGGGGCAATCGTCCAATTCCGCCCTTCACCAAGAACTTCCAACTGCAGCGCATCTCGCTCCAGCCGCAGGAGGGCTGCCTAATATGTGGAGGAGCATGA
- a CDS encoding HEPN domain-containing protein, producing MKTGTDHLPEGKRRELDRIVELVREGFAFAVARRTMPKLRGGRLLKIILFGSYARGDWVEDPVGRYFSDYDLLVVVDREELTDVPEFWASTEERLLEELASGKNLRTPVSLIYHGYEDVNEKLRLGRYFFIDIVREGILLFEEPGHPFAEPRPLSPAEALKESQDYYDEWFESAVQFTRQAQHAVQDGALKIAAFQLHQATERFYHCLFLVRTLYSPKSHNLNQLRQLAEDMEPRLKHVWPRATKSERRCYELLRKAYVEARYSRHYRISEEQLAWLSSRVELLRGIVREVCEQRLSDLATAA from the coding sequence ATGAAGACCGGCACCGATCATCTCCCCGAGGGCAAGCGGCGGGAGCTCGACCGCATCGTCGAGCTGGTCCGCGAGGGTTTCGCCTTCGCGGTCGCGCGCCGGACCATGCCGAAGCTCAGGGGAGGACGGCTGCTCAAGATCATCCTGTTCGGCAGCTATGCGCGCGGCGACTGGGTCGAGGATCCGGTCGGCCGCTATTTCTCCGACTATGACCTGCTCGTCGTCGTCGACCGCGAGGAGTTGACCGACGTGCCCGAATTCTGGGCGAGCACCGAGGAGCGGCTGCTCGAGGAGCTCGCCTCGGGGAAGAACCTCAGGACGCCGGTCAGCCTCATCTATCATGGTTACGAGGACGTTAACGAGAAGCTGCGGCTTGGGCGGTATTTCTTCATCGACATCGTTCGTGAAGGCATTCTCCTGTTCGAGGAGCCCGGCCATCCGTTCGCGGAGCCGCGGCCGCTGTCACCGGCCGAGGCGCTGAAGGAGAGCCAGGACTATTATGATGAGTGGTTCGAGAGCGCTGTGCAATTTACGCGGCAGGCTCAGCATGCAGTCCAGGATGGTGCACTCAAGATCGCAGCGTTCCAGCTTCACCAGGCAACCGAGCGCTTCTATCACTGCCTGTTCCTGGTGCGGACGCTCTACTCTCCGAAGAGCCACAATCTGAACCAGCTTCGCCAGCTCGCCGAGGACATGGAGCCGCGCCTGAAGCATGTCTGGCCGCGCGCGACCAAATCGGAGCGGCGCTGCTACGAGCTGCTCCGCAAGGCCTATGTGGAGGCGCGCTACTCGCGCCACTACCGGATCAGCGAGGAGCAGCTCGCCTGGCTCTCGAGCCGCGTCGAGCTGCTGCGAGGCATCGTCCGCGAGGTCTGCGAGCAACGGCTTTCCGACCTGGCGACGGCAGCCTAG
- a CDS encoding single-stranded DNA-binding protein, whose translation MTNIVLLVGNLGADPELRSTNGGTDIASFNLGTSRPRRDGDGKTMKDPESGFTLKATEWHRVTCFNGLGRVVAQYAVKGMLVSVRGRIHYSKWTDREGVDRYGCEIIADDVQFLSRPRQGGATDDELELDQEA comes from the coding sequence ATGACCAACATCGTTCTTCTCGTCGGCAATCTCGGCGCCGACCCGGAGCTTCGCTCGACCAATGGCGGCACCGACATCGCCAGCTTCAACCTCGGCACCAGCCGGCCCAGGCGCGACGGCGACGGCAAGACCATGAAGGATCCGGAGAGCGGCTTCACGCTCAAGGCTACCGAGTGGCACCGCGTCACCTGCTTCAACGGCCTCGGCCGGGTGGTTGCGCAATATGCCGTCAAGGGCATGCTCGTCTCGGTTCGAGGCCGCATCCACTATTCCAAGTGGACCGACCGCGAGGGCGTCGATCGCTACGGTTGCGAGATCATCGCCGACGACGTCCAGTTCCTGAGCCGACCGCGCCAGGGCGGGGCGACCGACGACGAGCTCGAGCTCGATCAGGAAGCCTGA
- a CDS encoding helix-turn-helix domain-containing protein: MGNALMIGDLATATGTKVSTIRFYEEIGLMPRAARTASGRRIYCEGDLRRLRFIRNARKLGFDSAEIRSLLALSARPDSDCGAATQIALVHLQGIVKRMTQLKRLKRELTLIAESCEGGTASNCRVLEALGDSPLARD, from the coding sequence ATGGGTAATGCTCTGATGATCGGCGATTTGGCGACCGCGACCGGCACCAAAGTCAGCACGATCCGCTTCTACGAGGAAATCGGCTTGATGCCGCGAGCTGCGCGCACCGCTTCAGGACGCCGCATATATTGCGAGGGGGATCTGCGGCGTCTGCGCTTCATCCGCAACGCACGGAAACTCGGCTTTGACTCGGCGGAGATTCGCTCGCTCCTCGCCCTCTCGGCTCGGCCCGATAGCGATTGCGGCGCGGCGACACAGATAGCCCTTGTTCATTTGCAGGGGATCGTGAAACGCATGACGCAGCTGAAGCGCCTCAAGCGGGAGCTAACGCTTATCGCGGAAAGTTGCGAAGGCGGCACGGCATCGAATTGCCGAGTGCTGGAGGCACTTGGCGACTCTCCGCTGGCAAGAGACTGA
- a CDS encoding DUF2493 domain-containing protein — translation MHTSLAAQLAQLEFGHLSLERAGAGPGEPPDPDAVTQTLAAIWSDLFALFPDTALEDDAEELAWGVVNLFHRAAVKRGAQIDRATDEIRCLLASADGSEVHTFELEKQIDRARRAEAAMLGLEAFRETAASLYLDETGSSWRPAGGSRLNHSPGLTSAVVDGRDFLRARVEAKRGAATPQGTPVLFAGGRLSFVCAEDARTFADNLWATLDKVRDRVADMVLVHGGDGKGVDRLAAAWAERRTVAQIAFGLDPRLGRRAGFRRNEQMLALKPRYLVAFAGNGVLERLVIQAKEQGVCVVDRRGPLGVHPKRAARLAGDGT, via the coding sequence ATGCATACAAGCCTTGCCGCGCAACTGGCCCAGCTCGAGTTCGGCCACCTCAGCCTCGAACGGGCCGGCGCCGGTCCCGGCGAGCCGCCGGACCCCGACGCCGTCACCCAGACGCTCGCCGCGATCTGGTCGGACCTGTTCGCCTTGTTCCCCGACACCGCGCTGGAGGACGACGCCGAGGAGCTGGCCTGGGGCGTCGTCAATCTCTTCCACCGCGCGGCGGTCAAGCGCGGTGCGCAGATCGACCGCGCCACCGACGAGATACGCTGCCTGCTCGCTTCGGCCGACGGATCCGAGGTCCACACGTTCGAGCTCGAGAAGCAGATCGACCGGGCGCGCCGGGCGGAGGCCGCGATGCTCGGGCTGGAGGCGTTCCGCGAGACGGCGGCTTCGCTCTACCTCGACGAGACCGGCTCCTCCTGGCGACCCGCGGGCGGATCGCGGCTCAATCATTCGCCGGGACTGACCTCGGCCGTGGTCGACGGCCGCGACTTCCTGCGCGCGCGTGTCGAAGCGAAGCGCGGCGCGGCGACGCCGCAAGGCACGCCGGTCCTGTTCGCCGGCGGGCGGCTCTCGTTCGTCTGCGCCGAGGATGCCAGGACGTTCGCCGACAATCTCTGGGCGACGCTCGACAAGGTCCGGGACCGGGTCGCCGATATGGTCCTCGTCCATGGCGGCGACGGCAAGGGCGTCGACCGTCTCGCCGCGGCCTGGGCCGAGCGCCGCACGGTCGCCCAGATCGCCTTCGGTCTCGATCCCCGGCTTGGCCGGCGCGCCGGGTTCAGGCGCAACGAACAGATGCTGGCGCTCAAGCCGCGCTATCTCGTCGCGTTCGCCGGAAACGGCGTGCTCGAGCGGCTCGTCATTCAGGCGAAGGAGCAAGGCGTCTGCGTCGTCGACCGGCGCGGGCCGCTGGGCGTGCATCCCAAGCGCGCGGCCCGCCTCGCCGGGGACGGCACCTAG
- a CDS encoding restriction endonuclease, whose protein sequence is MISEDEYLERVVAGIHAASSADADVCWNEVINGRQFDVVIRFQLGTLRYLVLIEVKNRTRRASASDVEAFVTKARDQNANKAVFVTAAGFQEGAMDVARRHGVDMFTVTFDATEVDLSTAGSFAFQINPDATGTAPLEFEVGEPLLVTIIENVRLLFTDGSSFELPSEASQMTYYAEKTILSDGRTLGQLMMSVPGWSPALDETRQEEIRVDPPLRIEPPDQYYFPSGMLGRLNLTIAGRMSRPLSGNVRIETSSFRCPVVYTNVLTGEASRYTLDKLPLNTGPVTPGNFYFQVHPLRYFYCDSRIGSLIRWHLVESFQSGQLIRSTYTQQSIYGAFYIPVRDKEILKRLEGRLRDYLSLSGHPSSRPGFRTPPRSGSGRRSKKRRRQVR, encoded by the coding sequence ATGATCAGTGAAGACGAGTATCTCGAGCGGGTGGTCGCCGGTATTCATGCCGCTAGCAGCGCCGATGCGGACGTTTGCTGGAACGAGGTGATCAACGGCCGCCAGTTCGATGTGGTGATCCGTTTCCAGCTGGGGACGCTCCGCTATCTCGTTCTCATTGAGGTCAAAAATCGCACGCGCAGGGCAAGCGCGTCGGACGTCGAGGCCTTCGTGACCAAGGCCCGCGACCAGAATGCCAACAAGGCCGTCTTCGTCACTGCAGCCGGCTTCCAGGAAGGCGCGATGGACGTGGCGCGCCGGCACGGCGTCGACATGTTTACGGTGACGTTCGACGCGACCGAGGTCGACTTGTCGACAGCCGGATCGTTCGCATTCCAGATAAACCCGGACGCGACCGGGACCGCCCCACTGGAGTTCGAAGTCGGCGAACCGCTGCTCGTCACCATCATCGAAAACGTCCGCCTCTTGTTCACGGACGGCAGCAGCTTCGAGCTTCCGTCGGAGGCCTCGCAAATGACCTATTATGCCGAGAAGACTATCCTGTCGGACGGTCGTACCTTGGGTCAGCTCATGATGTCCGTGCCAGGCTGGTCGCCCGCCTTGGACGAGACAAGGCAGGAGGAGATAAGGGTCGATCCGCCGTTACGAATCGAGCCGCCGGACCAATACTATTTTCCATCAGGAATGCTGGGGCGACTCAATCTGACGATCGCCGGACGGATGAGCCGGCCGCTTTCCGGAAACGTGAGGATCGAAACGAGCTCGTTTCGCTGTCCGGTCGTCTACACCAATGTTCTGACCGGCGAGGCCAGCCGCTACACGCTCGACAAGTTGCCGCTGAATACCGGCCCGGTCACGCCGGGAAATTTCTACTTCCAGGTCCACCCGCTGAGATATTTCTACTGCGACAGCAGAATCGGTTCGCTGATCAGATGGCACCTGGTAGAGAGCTTCCAGAGCGGCCAGCTAATCCGCTCGACCTATACCCAGCAATCGATCTACGGGGCTTTCTACATTCCGGTCAGGGACAAAGAGATTCTGAAGCGCCTGGAGGGCAGGCTTCGGGATTATCTCTCACTTTCAGGTCATCCGTCGTCGCGACCGGGATTCCGCACCCCACCGCGAAGCGGTAGCGGTCGCCGGTCCAAGAAACGGCGCCGGCAGGTCCGATGA
- the dmeF gene encoding CDF family Co(II)/Ni(II) efflux transporter DmeF yields the protein MHSHDLDHYAHSHRFAGAAERDSERRTLLVVALTGAMMIVEIVAGVLTGSMALLADGWHMGSHFAALGLAAFAYRFARRHAENRSYTFGTGKVGPLAGFASAVALGLIALGMAYESTWRLFNPVEIAFSTALIVAAVGLAVNLASALLLGGHHHHHHHHHHARHVHDDHHHESHDRGQRHDEGHHHDHNLRAAYVHVLADALTSVLAILALAGGALLGIRWLDAVMGIVGAAVILWWSWTLIRNSSSVLLDREADAAAAETVRALIESDADNRIADLHLWQVGTGHLALIVSVVTHHPRPPAHYKALLARVANLSHVTVEVVPCRASHLMAA from the coding sequence ATGCACAGCCACGACCTCGACCATTACGCGCACTCCCACCGCTTCGCCGGCGCCGCCGAGCGGGACAGCGAGCGGCGGACCCTTCTCGTCGTCGCCCTGACCGGCGCGATGATGATCGTCGAAATCGTGGCGGGCGTCCTGACCGGGTCGATGGCGCTGCTCGCCGACGGCTGGCACATGGGCAGTCACTTCGCCGCTTTGGGCCTGGCGGCCTTCGCTTATCGCTTCGCGCGGCGCCATGCGGAGAATCGCAGCTATACGTTCGGCACCGGGAAGGTCGGCCCGCTGGCCGGCTTCGCGAGCGCGGTCGCGCTCGGCCTGATCGCGCTCGGCATGGCCTACGAATCGACGTGGCGGCTCTTCAACCCGGTCGAGATCGCCTTCTCCACCGCCCTGATCGTGGCGGCGGTCGGCCTGGCGGTGAACCTGGCGAGCGCGCTGCTGCTCGGCGGCCATCATCATCATCATCATCATCATCATCATGCCCGGCATGTTCACGACGATCATCATCATGAGAGTCATGATCGGGGGCAGCGTCACGATGAAGGGCATCACCACGACCACAATCTTCGCGCCGCTTACGTGCACGTCCTCGCCGACGCCCTGACCTCGGTGCTCGCGATCCTTGCCTTGGCCGGCGGCGCCCTGCTCGGCATCAGGTGGCTCGACGCGGTCATGGGGATCGTCGGCGCGGCCGTGATCCTCTGGTGGTCATGGACGCTGATCCGTAACTCCTCGTCGGTCCTGCTCGACCGCGAGGCGGACGCGGCTGCGGCCGAGACCGTGCGTGCGCTGATCGAATCCGACGCCGACAATCGGATCGCCGATCTGCACCTGTGGCAGGTCGGCACCGGCCACCTCGCCTTGATCGTCTCCGTTGTCACCCATCATCCGCGGCCGCCGGCGCACTACAAGGCGCTGCTGGCGCGGGTGGCGAACCTGTCGCATGTCACCGTCGAGGTCGTGCCTTGCCGTGCGTCGCATCTGATGGCGGCGTGA
- a CDS encoding ParB N-terminal domain-containing protein, translating into MIRTIPLNKLVPSPRNVRRRTDEHADLQLKADIEARGLLQNLVVTGAAKPRGSFAVEAGGRRLAALKALADEGKLPRTHEVCCLVLDRGPAAQEAGLAENFQRLGMNPADECVAFQQLIEQGADAEGIARRFGLTVRFVEGRLRLASLAPVVFEALGAGEISLDVAKAYAATPDRERQEFVFEQMSCGYGAAHPDSVRRMMTQATIAANDRRALFVGEEAYVAAGGRVERDLFSDDGEARWLDVAIVERLAGEKLETEAARTAAELGYAFVRPSLDSWIGHEQVQGLRRVPVETPPLTDEETAAVDALEAEIEDLVDLLQDDETGERERDEAESGIRALGDRIDAIVNKPPVIDEAVKASVGAFLMLDEQGRPRLDPGLYARIEPGDEPEGNGIAATPNDASAGPKKAAGLSQRLVDELAMQRRDILAAHVAADPALALDLAIFLMIERESGHYRDKCGSSLSATPPSNPVFDFKTPDAAATIARAEAGDALDRGWTEGASQGERFDAFRALPDEARAAWLGHAVSRTLEASLNLAGERFCAFHDHLGRLLGIDVARWWRPTGANYFDRVPKSVTLAALEQIGGETLASRYAKAKKAELAQSCERIFSGDFIAEVEVKEAALAWVPEVMRFAPAAPDGEAEDRAGIADTGQDEDPTLEPTEEAA; encoded by the coding sequence ATGATCAGGACCATCCCCTTGAACAAGCTCGTCCCCAGCCCGCGCAATGTGCGGCGGAGGACGGATGAGCATGCCGATCTTCAGCTGAAGGCCGACATCGAGGCCCGCGGCCTCTTGCAGAATCTGGTGGTGACCGGCGCGGCGAAGCCGCGCGGTTCGTTCGCGGTGGAGGCCGGCGGGCGGCGGCTGGCGGCGCTGAAGGCGCTGGCCGACGAGGGCAAGCTCCCCAGGACCCACGAGGTGTGCTGCCTTGTGCTCGACCGCGGACCCGCCGCGCAGGAGGCCGGGCTCGCCGAGAATTTCCAGCGCCTCGGCATGAACCCGGCCGACGAGTGCGTCGCCTTCCAGCAGCTGATCGAGCAGGGGGCCGACGCCGAAGGCATCGCCCGCCGGTTCGGGCTCACCGTCCGCTTCGTCGAGGGGCGGCTTCGCCTGGCGAGCCTGGCGCCTGTCGTGTTCGAGGCGCTCGGCGCCGGCGAGATCAGCCTCGACGTCGCCAAGGCCTATGCCGCGACCCCCGACCGCGAGCGGCAGGAATTTGTGTTCGAGCAGATGAGCTGCGGCTACGGCGCCGCCCATCCCGACAGCGTCCGCCGGATGATGACCCAGGCGACGATCGCCGCGAACGACCGGCGGGCGCTGTTCGTCGGCGAGGAAGCCTATGTCGCGGCCGGCGGCCGGGTCGAGCGCGACCTCTTCTCCGACGATGGCGAGGCGCGCTGGCTCGACGTCGCGATCGTCGAGCGGCTCGCCGGCGAGAAGCTCGAAACGGAAGCGGCGCGGACCGCCGCCGAGCTGGGCTATGCCTTCGTCCGGCCGTCGCTCGACAGCTGGATCGGCCACGAGCAGGTGCAAGGCCTTCGTCGCGTCCCCGTCGAGACGCCCCCGCTCACCGACGAGGAGACCGCGGCCGTCGACGCGCTCGAGGCCGAGATCGAGGATCTCGTCGACCTGCTGCAGGACGACGAGACCGGCGAGCGCGAGCGCGACGAGGCCGAATCCGGCATCCGCGCGCTCGGCGACCGGATCGACGCGATCGTCAACAAGCCGCCGGTCATCGACGAGGCGGTCAAGGCGAGCGTCGGCGCGTTCCTGATGCTCGACGAGCAGGGCCGTCCGCGGCTCGACCCCGGTCTCTACGCCCGGATCGAGCCAGGCGACGAACCGGAGGGAAATGGCATCGCCGCGACGCCAAACGACGCGTCCGCCGGGCCGAAGAAGGCGGCCGGCCTGTCGCAGCGGCTCGTCGACGAGCTCGCCATGCAGCGCCGCGACATTCTCGCGGCGCACGTCGCGGCTGATCCCGCGCTCGCCCTCGACCTCGCCATATTCCTGATGATCGAACGCGAATCGGGCCATTATCGCGACAAGTGCGGATCGTCCCTCTCCGCGACCCCGCCGAGCAATCCGGTGTTCGACTTCAAGACTCCGGACGCGGCGGCGACGATCGCGCGCGCCGAGGCGGGCGACGCCCTCGACCGCGGCTGGACCGAGGGCGCCTCGCAGGGAGAAAGGTTCGACGCGTTTCGCGCGCTTCCCGACGAGGCGCGGGCGGCCTGGCTCGGTCACGCGGTGTCGAGGACGCTCGAGGCGAGCCTCAACCTCGCCGGCGAGCGCTTCTGCGCGTTCCACGACCATCTCGGCCGGCTGCTCGGCATCGACGTCGCGCGCTGGTGGCGGCCGACCGGCGCCAATTATTTCGACCGGGTGCCCAAAAGCGTCACGCTGGCGGCGCTGGAGCAGATCGGCGGCGAGACGCTCGCCAGCCGCTATGCGAAGGCGAAGAAGGCCGAGCTCGCCCAGTCCTGCGAGCGGATCTTCTCGGGCGACTTCATCGCCGAGGTCGAGGTGAAGGAGGCCGCGCTCGCCTGGGTGCCCGAGGTCATGCGCTTCGCGCCGGCCGCGCCCGACGGAGAGGCGGAGGACCGGGCCGGCATCGCCGACACCGGACAGGATGAGGACCCCACCCTCGAACCGACCGAGGAAGCGGCCTGA
- a CDS encoding sigma-70 family RNA polymerase sigma factor — MADDRLNHIDEQQLEKALARLRPAERELLLLRARDGLSNAEAGARLGISADTAERRLADALVNLGRALERLDRPWGRLW; from the coding sequence ATGGCGGATGATCGCCTCAACCACATCGATGAGCAGCAGCTCGAGAAGGCCCTCGCGCGGCTTCGGCCGGCCGAGCGCGAGCTGCTCCTGCTCCGCGCGCGCGACGGCCTTTCCAACGCCGAGGCCGGCGCCCGGCTCGGCATCTCAGCCGACACGGCCGAGCGCCGCCTCGCCGACGCGCTCGTGAATCTCGGCCGCGCGCTCGAGCGCCTGGACCGGCCCTGGGGGCGGCTCTGGTGA
- a CDS encoding NAD(P)/FAD-dependent oxidoreductase: protein MAPRTFDLVVVGTGTAATVAAMRVRATGRTVAIVDRKPFGGTCALRGCDPKKMLISGAEVIDGGRRMDGRGVEGDLGIDWPALLAFKRTFTGPIPEKHEHRYHEMGIETFRGSARFTGPDRLTVTEVELRARRILLASGAEPVQLGIPGEHHLIDHEAFLAMECLPRRIVLVGGGYIAAEFSHIAARAGARVTIIQRAPRLLTHFEPELVGWLMDSFDAAGIDVRTKTTVTGIEKRRDCFAAHATTTEGAISVDADLVVHAAGRAPALDRLNLRAANVAVDRGRLKLNEYLQSETNPAVYAAGDAAQAGPPLTPVSSHDAKVVAANLVDGNHVTPDYRGVPSVAFTLPPIAAVGMSEQQARASGRQVRIRCERTSDWYTARRLAERVYGYKTLVDEETGEILGAHLVGPHADEAINLFGLAIRHGLTADDLKSTIFAYPTGASDIGSML, encoded by the coding sequence ATGGCCCCAAGAACCTTCGATCTCGTTGTCGTCGGGACCGGAACCGCTGCGACGGTGGCCGCGATGCGGGTCCGAGCGACGGGTCGGACGGTTGCCATCGTCGACAGGAAGCCGTTTGGCGGCACATGCGCGCTCCGCGGTTGCGATCCCAAGAAGATGCTGATCTCGGGCGCCGAGGTCATCGACGGCGGCCGCCGCATGGACGGCCGCGGCGTCGAAGGCGATCTGGGGATCGACTGGCCGGCGCTGCTCGCGTTCAAGCGGACCTTCACCGGTCCGATTCCGGAGAAGCACGAGCATCGCTACCATGAGATGGGCATCGAGACGTTTCGCGGCTCGGCGAGATTCACCGGCCCCGACAGGCTCACGGTCACGGAAGTCGAGCTCCGCGCCCGACGCATATTGCTCGCGTCGGGCGCGGAGCCGGTTCAGCTCGGAATCCCCGGAGAGCATCATCTTATCGATCATGAGGCGTTCCTGGCGATGGAATGCCTCCCGCGCCGGATCGTACTGGTCGGCGGGGGTTATATCGCCGCCGAGTTCTCGCACATAGCGGCGCGGGCGGGAGCCCGAGTCACGATCATTCAGCGAGCCCCGCGCCTGCTGACGCATTTCGAGCCGGAGCTTGTCGGCTGGCTGATGGACTCATTCGACGCCGCCGGCATCGACGTTCGGACGAAGACGACCGTCACGGGAATCGAGAAACGGCGCGACTGTTTCGCCGCCCACGCGACCACGACAGAGGGGGCGATTTCCGTCGATGCGGACCTCGTCGTACATGCGGCCGGTCGGGCGCCGGCCCTGGATCGGCTGAACCTGCGAGCGGCGAACGTCGCCGTCGACCGGGGCCGGCTCAAGCTGAACGAATATCTGCAGAGTGAAACCAATCCAGCCGTCTACGCGGCCGGCGACGCGGCGCAGGCCGGGCCGCCGCTCACGCCGGTGTCCAGCCACGACGCGAAGGTCGTCGCGGCCAATCTCGTCGACGGCAATCACGTGACACCGGACTATCGCGGCGTCCCCAGCGTCGCTTTCACGCTCCCGCCAATCGCGGCGGTCGGCATGTCCGAGCAGCAAGCCCGGGCATCGGGTCGCCAGGTCCGGATCAGGTGCGAGCGCACGTCCGACTGGTACACGGCCCGCCGGCTGGCGGAGCGCGTCTACGGCTACAAGACTCTCGTCGACGAGGAGACCGGCGAGATCCTCGGCGCGCACCTGGTCGGGCCCCACGCGGACGAAGCGATCAACCTGTTCGGCCTCGCCATCCGCCACGGTCTGACGGCGGATGACCTCAAGTCGACGATCTTCGCCTATCCCACCGGCGCATCGGACATCGGTTCCATGCTATGA